In Sphaerospermopsis torques-reginae ITEP-024, the genomic window TAATTAACTCAGAACGTGCTTTTTCACTTCCCGTCGCTATAGCTAATGGTAAACTTTCTGCTAAAAAATCTTTCAAAGTCGCACTAGCAGCAATGGGCTTGATTTCTGGCAGAAACTTTTGATCTTCAATGGTGTTTATGCCAAAGGTTTGCTTAACTTTTCTAAGAGTAAAATCACTGTATGACATAATGTAAATATTAATGTATACAAAACAAAAATGGTCTGAAATTCAGGTAAAATCTACATGAAAGTCTTATGTAAAAATCAACCAACAGCAAAACCTGTATATTGTCTCACTAAAGGTTCATGAAATGCTAAAACAATATCTGATTTTGGCACTCCTAATTTAACTAACTCATCCGCTATACCAATCTCAGTTCCATCATGTTGTATCCAAATTTTATGATCTTTAATATCCAAATGCAAAACACAACCATACATCGGTCGGCGATTTTTCCAACCTGTATAAACAACCTGATAATGATCCCGTTCCTTGTCAAAAATCAGTTGCGTTTCTACCTCATGATCCGATGGACTTCCCTGAGCATATTCAGTTAATAAAGTTTGGATATATGTACGATATTGTTCTATTTTTTCCATGTTACAATCACCTCATGGTTTGGATCATAGACCACCAAGCTGAGTTGGAAATGCTCAATAGCGGTTTCTACAAATGGCAAGTTAAAAAATGTTTGATAAGCTCCCAGAGGAACTGCTAAATATAAAAAACGGTTAGGTTGCTGATCTTTCAAAGCCAGACGATAGTTAAGAAATTGACCCAAAGCGGTATGAAATTCCGAAATATTGGAAGAACTAATAAAGCTTTTAATCTCAACTGCAATCTTTTCCTCTCCTTTTTCAGCACCTATGATTTTTTCTGCTCCCAAGTCAATTTGCATATCAACCCTACCTGAGCGAATCCTTAAAGGATCATCTGTAATCACCCAACCCTCTTTTTCTAACCCTATCCTAACAGCATCATGAAAAATATCTTTAGCTGGCATTAACTTTATTATAAAAAAATAAAAAATTAGACTTTTCACCCCTAATTATTATAACACCAATTACAACAACACAATCAAAACCATGCCTAACCTGACAGACATCCCCGGAATTTCCCAAATTTGGACACGCACAAAAGGCGACCCCCGGATTAAAATTGCTATCCTTGATGGTGCAGCCGACTTAGAACGCAGTTGTTTTCAAGGGGCAAAATTTAGCCAATTTAAACCCTACTGGGCAGAAGATATTGAACTCAATGAAGAATATTATTATTATCTCAATTTATCTTTAGAATTTAACCAACAACAAAAAGACAAAAAAGACGACCCAGACCACGACAAAGAAGAAGCGAAAAAAGAACGAGAAGCATTTTTTGCCTCCTTTCCTCCTGCTATTAGACGACGGATAGAATTATCAAGTCATGCTACCCACATTTCTAGCACAATTTTAGGGCAACATGGCACACCTGCCCCTGGTATTGCTCCTTTATGTACAGCATTAAATATTCCCATTTCCTTCGCTGGTGATGATTTTATTTCCCCTATCAACCTTACTCATGCTATTAATACGGCTTTGCAATGGGGGGCAAATATCATCCATATTGCTGCTTGTCACCCCACCCAAACCGGAGTAGCACCAGATTTATTTGCCCGTGCTGTCAAACAATGCCAAGACAATAATATGTTAATTATTGCCCCTGGTGGTAATGATAAAGGGGAATGTTGGTGTATTCCTTCTATTCTTCCTGGTGTCATTACCGTTGGTGCAATGCGGGATGATGGCCAGCCGTTTAAATTTAGCAATTACGGTGGAGAATATCAAAATAAAGGTGTAATGGCCAATGGGGAAAATATCTTAGGCGCACAACCGGGAACAGAAGAACCTATCAAACAAAAAGGGACGAGTTGCGCTGCACCTATTGTTACAGGTATTTCTGCATTATTAATGAGTCTGCAATTACAACGAGGTGAACAACCCAACGCGGAAACGGTGCGTCAAGCGATTTTAAATAGTGCTATTCCCTGTAACCCGGAAGATGTGGAAGAACCAGAACGGTGTTTATTAGGTAAGTTAAATATTCCCGGTGCGTTTCAATTATTGACAGGAGAAAGGTTAGAACCTCACCCCCAAACCCTCTCCCACCAAGAGAAGGGGGTAAAAATCTCTTCTTCCCAGGTAGATTCCCCGGTAGAACCTGGGAATGCTACATCAGAGGCTCTGACCCTCACTATACCGTCAGGCAGAGCCTTGGAGAAGGCATTCTCAGCCGGAGACTGGGAAGGAAACTCTGGTGTAGCAGTTGCTACGGCTCCAAGAAATGAAATAACAGAAGGTGTTACCCCTAGTGCGGCTTCTAAACTTGTCTATGCTTTGGGTACTATTGGTTATGACTTTGGTGATGAAGCCAGAAGGGACTCTTTTAAACAATTAATGCCAGCAGTGAATATTGACGGTGCAATTATCCCTGCTAACCCTTATGATAGTCGGCAAATGGTTGATTATCTGTCAGCAAACCCCAGCGAAGCTAAACCTTTAATTTGGACTCTCAACCAAGAACTAACTCCCATTTATGCTTTAGAACCCGTTAGCGGTTTTGCTGCTGATATCTATGAAACTCTAATTGCCATGTTAGAGGGACAAATTCAACCAGAAGACAGTGATGATTTTGTGGAACGGGTGAGTATTCCCGCCAGGTTAACAGATAGAACTGTGGAGTTATTTTCCGGTCAAGTTGTACCTGTAATTACTCTAACTAATACTAGGGGAATGTATGGCTGGAAAGTCAACAGTTTGGTAGATGCAGCTTTGCAAACTGTGATTACGGAAGGCACAGCACCAGCCCAGGAAATGGCAATGCGGAAAGCTTTAAGTAGTTTCTTAAATCGAGTTTACTATGATTTACAAAATGTAGGAAAAACTGCTAAAGATCGGGCGCTGAATTTTTCTGTCACTAATGCTTTTCAAGCGGCTTCTAGTTTTAGCCAAGCTATTGCTACGGGTATGCAGCTTGATAGTATTGAAGTAGAAAAAAGTCCTTTCTGTCGGATTAATAGTGATTGTTGGGATGTGAAATTAAAGTTTTTTGACCCGGAAAATGGCCGCAGAGCTAAAAAAGTTTATCTGTTTACTATTGATGTTAGTGATAGGATTCCTGTAACTTTGGGTCAAGTTCGTTCTTGGTCTGTGCGGAAATAATCATGAATTTGAATCAGCATTAACAAGATTAGAGAATAAACAGAATTGATTTTTACCTTCACATCCTGTAAATCCTTAAATCCTGGAAATCCTGATTCAGACAATCTATCTAGATTTTATATCAGCGATCGCTCCTCTAGCCATAGATGCGATCGCCTTATCTGTCGCTTTCGGTAACTGGTAATATTTACCTCCCGCAGTTTTCGCTAACTCTTTGGCAAAACCTGTAGAAACAAACTTACTTTCCGTATCAATTACCAACAATTGCATCCCTGCGGCTCTAATTCTCGCTGCAATATCTAGCAATTCCGCTTTGATATCCGGTTTTTCCCCTGGTTCTTGGGGTTCACCTAAAGAACGTGATAACGGAATATTACCACGACCATCCGTAATTGCCACAATCACAACCTGACCAATATCTCCGCCCATTTGGGCATTGATTCCCACTCTCACGGCTTGGGTTAACCCATGTGCTAATGGTGAACCACCACCACAAGGTAATTTTTCTAACCTGTTTTTAGCTAACGCAATAGAACGGGTAGGAGGTAATAACACTTCCGCTTGTTCACCCCGGAAAGGAATCAAAGCAATTTGATCTCGGTTTTGATAGGATTCGGTTAAAAGTTGCATGACCGCACCTTTAGCCGATTGCATCCGGTTTAAAGCCATTGAACCAGAAGCATCAACCACAAATACAACTAAAGCGCCCGCTTTCCTAACTAACCGCTTTGTCCGCATATCACCCTGTTCAACAATTACCTTTTTATTCGGCTGTCTGGCGCGACGTGCTTTTTGATACGGTGCTGCGGCTCGCAATGTGGCATCTACGGCAATACGTTTTACCTTACCTTTGGGTAACATTGGCTTGATATAACGTCCCCGGTCTTCTGAGAAGATTAAACTA contains:
- a CDS encoding XisI protein — translated: MEKIEQYRTYIQTLLTEYAQGSPSDHEVETQLIFDKERDHYQVVYTGWKNRRPMYGCVLHLDIKDHKIWIQHDGTEIGIADELVKLGVPKSDIVLAFHEPLVRQYTGFAVG
- a CDS encoding XisH family protein; translated protein: MPAKDIFHDAVRIGLEKEGWVITDDPLRIRSGRVDMQIDLGAEKIIGAEKGEEKIAVEIKSFISSSNISEFHTALGQFLNYRLALKDQQPNRFLYLAVPLGAYQTFFNLPFVETAIEHFQLSLVVYDPNHEVIVTWKK
- a CDS encoding S8 family peptidase, with the translated sequence MPNLTDIPGISQIWTRTKGDPRIKIAILDGAADLERSCFQGAKFSQFKPYWAEDIELNEEYYYYLNLSLEFNQQQKDKKDDPDHDKEEAKKEREAFFASFPPAIRRRIELSSHATHISSTILGQHGTPAPGIAPLCTALNIPISFAGDDFISPINLTHAINTALQWGANIIHIAACHPTQTGVAPDLFARAVKQCQDNNMLIIAPGGNDKGECWCIPSILPGVITVGAMRDDGQPFKFSNYGGEYQNKGVMANGENILGAQPGTEEPIKQKGTSCAAPIVTGISALLMSLQLQRGEQPNAETVRQAILNSAIPCNPEDVEEPERCLLGKLNIPGAFQLLTGERLEPHPQTLSHQEKGVKISSSQVDSPVEPGNATSEALTLTIPSGRALEKAFSAGDWEGNSGVAVATAPRNEITEGVTPSAASKLVYALGTIGYDFGDEARRDSFKQLMPAVNIDGAIIPANPYDSRQMVDYLSANPSEAKPLIWTLNQELTPIYALEPVSGFAADIYETLIAMLEGQIQPEDSDDFVERVSIPARLTDRTVELFSGQVVPVITLTNTRGMYGWKVNSLVDAALQTVITEGTAPAQEMAMRKALSSFLNRVYYDLQNVGKTAKDRALNFSVTNAFQAASSFSQAIATGMQLDSIEVEKSPFCRINSDCWDVKLKFFDPENGRRAKKVYLFTIDVSDRIPVTLGQVRSWSVRK